The region GCGAATGAATGGCATCGAGAATTTCGCCTTCTGTAATGGTTTCACAGCGGCAAATGACGCGACCGTAAAGGGGATTTCTGTTGATGAGTTCTTGTTTTTGTTCATTTGTTAATTCACGGAAAATCACTTTGGCTTCATTTGTAGCGATAAAGTTTTGTTTGGGCGTTAAGGTTAAGCCGTCTTCGCGTAAAATATCAGCAATGAATTCTGCAATAGCCGGGGCAGACGTTAGACCAGGTGACTGAATGCCTGCGGCATGAATTAAGCCTGCCGTCACTTTTGAAGGACGAATGACAAAGTCTCCTTCATTGGCTGCGGCTCTTAGACCGGAAAATTCCGTAATGGAGGCATTGAG is a window of Pelorhabdus rhamnosifermentans DNA encoding:
- a CDS encoding FAD-dependent oxidoreductase yields the protein DISRMANDDSFTIAPRKGEYILFDKNASSIISNVIFPAPSKKSKGILVCPTVHGNIFIGPNAQDIDDKADLSTTPIGLNEIITGAKKLVPELPLNASITEFSGLRAAANEGDFVIRPSKVTAGLIHAAGIQSPGLTSAPAIAEFIADILREDGLTLTPKQNFIATNEAKVIFRELTNEQKQELINRNPLYGRVICRCETITEGEILDAIHS